Proteins encoded together in one Miscanthus floridulus cultivar M001 chromosome 16, ASM1932011v1, whole genome shotgun sequence window:
- the LOC136510643 gene encoding RING-H2 finger protein ATL39-like: MFFSRFSYHHQPSSPGDASAAPSDDRDHNLTVLLTFGIFFSFILIYLVAGVIWASVVTACAVALSFCYLKIRQRAALRHRAAMRAARSRDGTEAAVVLSVIPAFAYKREGGIGGGGDATGWAQCVICLGLVQVGEVVRRLPVCKHLFHVECIDMWLRSHSTCPICRAAVQPNAAGQPEPPPV; encoded by the coding sequence ATGTTCTTCTCCAGGTTCTCGTACCACCACCAGCCAAGTAGTCCAGGCGATGCATCAGCTGCTCCGTCCGACGACAGGGACCACAACCTCACGGTGCTCCTCACCTTCggcatcttcttctccttcatcctaATCTACCTCGTCGCCGGCGTCATCTGGGCCTCTGTCGTCACCGCCTGTGCCGTCGCGCTCTCCTTCTGCTACCTCAAGATTCGCCAGCGTGCCGCTCTGCGTCATAGAGCAGCCATGCGCGCCGCGCGGAGCCGTGACGGGACGGAAGCGGCGGTTGTCCTGTCCGTGATCCCGGCGTTTGCGTACAAGCGGGAGGGTGgtatcggcggcggcggagacgcgACAGGGTGGGCGCAGTGCGTCATATGCCTGGGGCTGGTGCAGGTCGGCGAGGTGGTGCGGCGGCTGCCGGTGTGCAAGCATCTGTTCCATGTGGAGTGCATTGACATGTGGCTGCGATCGCACTCGACGTGCCCCATCTGTCGCGCTGCCGTGCAACCCAACGCCGCCGGCCAGCCGGAGCCACCGCCTGTTTGA